The sequence TCCTGACATATCCAGCAGCTCATAGCTCACGTCCTTGCTGTTCAGCTTCAGGTAATCGATCTCTATCTGGGTGTCTGCTGGGTTCGGATACACATTCAGCTCTTTGAAGTACTCTATCAAATACCCCAGCTCTTCTACCACGCCCACCTGGATCCCGTCCTCAAAGATCGTGGCTGCCAGCACATATCCGTCCTCTTCCTCGTCTTCACTGATCTCAAACTCGATGAATGAGTTCGGATCCATCGGTACTCCGGGGTACTGGATATTGATCCGGTACAGCCCATTGGGCAGGAAGCCAAAGTCTACATTTCCGTCGTCGTCCGTCTCCTTGTAGGCGATCAACTCCCACTCCTCTTCATTCTCCGTCCGGCCTCCGCCTACCCGCTGATTCTTCCGCAGCGAGCAGCCCGCCTTGCGCACTCGTCTCCTCGCTTCTAACCGAAGACCATTGTCATCCAGCAGGTCGCTCTCTACCGTCATCTCGATGATCCCGTCATTGCCTGCTATCGGCAACAGCGGTGGCGGAATCCGCAGCATCTCTAACGTATCGCTGATATAATCCCGCAGTTGTAGCACCTGGGCACTGTCCCACTCCAACGCACTGATGTAATGCGTCGGGATGAACTCTACGGTATCTATCCCTATACTATCCGCACTATAGCTGTACTCTTTGTACTGGCGGAAGTCATCTTCTGTGTCTACTTTCAATAAGTAATCCCCCAACAGCTGGTTCTCAAACAGTACCGCATTGTTTGCCACCTGTACCACCGCAACCGTATCATACGGCCCCTGCTCCCGGATCTTCAACAGGATGCCTTCCCCCTCTTCCAGCAACCCTCTTACTCCGTCTGCATAGGTAAAGGCCGGAAAGTATTCGATGTCGGCATAGACCGACAACTCCTGATCCTTGCTCCGTAAAGTCAGGTCAGGTACCTGTTCACTGGTTACTTCTACGTAGTATTTGGCAATGTCTTCTATGGCTGCATCTTCTATGGTCAGGTTCGCTGTCGTTGCTGTGGGTAGCTCTGATCCGTCTTTGTACCACTGGTAGCGTAGACCGTTGCCCGGGGTCTGGATCGTCAGGAACGCCGTCTCCCCTCGGGGTACGCCTACCGAATCCTCCAACTCCTCGCCTATCGGCGCCTGATTGTCATACCGGAAGTCTGACAGGGTGACGTTTGGCTCCAGGCTCTCAAAGGTTAGCGCATTGTCCGATGCATCTACCAGCGTCAGGCTTGCCGACAGTGGCGTCAGGTCCGGTAGGTAGCTGATCTCGTTGTCCGACAGGTCTACTCTTCGCAAGTTCCCGATGTCCAGTATATCCTCCGGCATCTCATTGGCAAGGTTCAACCCGGATAAGTCAAGCCCGGTCACCCGCTGGTTTTCTATGGTCACCTCTTCCCATGATGAAACTGGTAAGGTAGGCCAGTTGCTGATCGTGCTGTTGGTGGTGATCAGGGCTGACCGAATGTTGATCAGGGCTGTGCTGTCCCTTTGAAGTGAACTCACGCGAAGTACGACCGGTCGCGTCGTCAGCGTCAGGCCTGGCACCTGACTGCTCGTCACCGTCGCTACATACGACCCCTCTGCACTAAAGTCACTGATCGTAAGGGTAAAGCTCGATCCGCTCTGGCTTATCGCTGACCCGTTCTGTGTCCAGCTATAGCTCTCTCCTCCACCTACCGTTCGGTCTATGGTGTAGCTCGAACCTATCTGCTGCAGCGTCCGAACCTGTTGCAGCACCGGCTTCTGGTTCTCATAGTTTACCGTATATCCTCGGTTCAGCTGGCCGGCGATCTGTACAAAGTCCAGCCGGTTGCCGCTCATGTTTAGGGTCGACAATGACCCCAGACTGGTCAGGGTGCCCACTCCTGTCAGCTCATTGTCCGATACATTCAGGTTGGTAAGCGATCCCAATCCTTCGGTAATGGT is a genomic window of Candidatus Obscuribacterales bacterium containing:
- a CDS encoding T9SS type A sorting domain-containing protein — encoded protein: TITEGLGSLTNLNVSDNELTGVGTLTSLGSLSTLNMSGNRLDFVQIAGQLNRGYTVNYENQKPVLQQVRTLQQIGSSYTIDRTVGGGESYSWTQNGSAISQSGSSFTLTISDFSAEGSYVATVTSSQVPGLTLTTRPVVLRVSSLQRDSTALINIRSALITTNSTISNWPTLPVSSWEEVTIENQRVTGLDLSGLNLANEMPEDILDIGNLRRVDLSDNEISYLPDLTPLSASLTLVDASDNALTFESLEPNVTLSDFRYDNQAPIGEELEDSVGVPRGETAFLTIQTPGNGLRYQWYKDGSELPTATTANLTIEDAAIEDIAKYYVEVTSEQVPDLTLRSKDQELSVYADIEYFPAFTYADGVRGLLEEGEGILLKIREQGPYDTVAVVQVANNAVLFENQLLGDYLLKVDTEDDFRQYKEYSYSADSIGIDTVEFIPTHYISALEWDSAQVLQLRDYISDTLEMLRIPPPLLPIAGNDGIIEMTVESDLLDDNGLRLEARRRVRKAGCSLRKNQRVGGGRTENEEEWELIAYKETDDDGNVDFGFLPNGLYRINIQYPGVPMDPNSFIEFEISEDEEEDGYVLAATIFEDGIQVGVVEELGYLIEYFKELNVYPNPADTQIEIDYLKLNSKDVSYELLDMSGHVIRAGKLEKGHRQSTTLSTAEVRDGLYLLRFFDRTANGKHLITYKVIIRH